The Desulforegula conservatrix Mb1Pa genome segment CAGCTAAAGGCAAAAGTAACAAAGCTTGAAGCTATGGAAAGAAGCCATGCAAAGAAAATAGATACAAGACGAAAGATTCTTGCAGGATCATATTTGATTAATAAATACATAGATAATCCAGAAGGACTTGCTAAACTGCTTGATTCTTTTTTAGTCAGAGATAATGATCGCGAGCTTTTTGGACTTCCTTATTTGAAAAATAAGGAAGATTAATTTTGATTAAAAATTACATTTTTAGGTATATCTGCAATTCAGATAGCTTTTTCTGCTAATGCGATAGCACCAATAACCCCTGAAGCATCATTTAAAGCAGGAAGCACTATATAATCCTCTATATGCTCTGTTATGATAGATGACCTAATATATTTGTTAAGTATTTGCTTAACTTTAGTATGAACAGCAGGTAGAAGTTGTTTTTGTTTCATGACTCCACCTCCAATAATTATTCTTTGTGGGGAAATAGTGAGTATATAATTAACTAAAGCATAAGAAATATATTCAGCTTCATAACTCCAAGCAGGGTGATCAGGATCAAGATTTTCACCTGGTTTTCCCCATCGATTCTGTATAGCGGCACCTGAAGCCAAACCTTCAAAACAATCACTGTGGTAAGGACAATTTCCTGAATAACTTTTTTTATCGCCTATCTTACGAGGTATCATAATATGTCCCATTTCAGGATGTAGTAGGCCATGCATCAAGCTACCATTAATCATGCCCCCG includes the following:
- a CDS encoding ROK family protein, with the translated sequence MKFYGGIEAGGTKFICAVGSKPDNLKKLVIPTTSPDETIAGALDFFKKQSLNMPIFAIGIGSFGPVDLDKNSSTYGYITSTPKANWEMTNFIGAIKKSFDVPISFDTDVNAAAFGEHKWGAAQGLSTFIYLTIGTGIGGGGMINGSLMHGLLHPEMGHIMIPRKIGDKKSYSGNCPYHSDCFEGLASGAAIQNRWGKPGENLDPDHPAWSYEAEYISYALVNYILTISPQRIIIGGGVMKQKQLLPAVHTKVKQILNKYIRSSIITEHIEDYIVLPALNDASGVIGAIALAEKAI